One Sodalinema gerasimenkoae IPPAS B-353 DNA segment encodes these proteins:
- a CDS encoding HesB/IscA family protein — MSSLSDIRISLTPAAIAEVERLRGKQHRPGASLRVRVQSGGCAQLYYDLSFEESPDADDRCCTCDGVAIAVDVLSLPYVCR, encoded by the coding sequence ATGAGTTCTTTATCTGATATCCGTATTTCTCTGACTCCGGCGGCGATCGCCGAAGTGGAGCGCCTGCGAGGCAAGCAGCATCGCCCCGGGGCAAGCTTGCGGGTTCGGGTTCAATCAGGCGGCTGTGCCCAACTGTATTATGACCTCAGTTTTGAGGAGTCCCCCGATGCCGATGACCGCTGTTGTACCTGTGATGGGGTGGCGATCGCCGTTGACGTGTTAAGCTTACCCTACGTCTGCCGATGA